The Poseidonibacter lekithochrous region TGCAAGTACAGGTCTTATTGGACGATTAACAAAATTGCCGCCACAATTAGGACATTGGTTATTGAAAATATTTTCTACACAATTTGTACAAAATGTACATTCAAAAGTACAAATATGTGCTTCTGTTGATTCTGGTGGTAAGTCCTTATTACAGCATTCACAATTTGGTCTTAATTCTAACATTTTAAATTCCTAATATGTTTTATTTATTTGAGATTGAAAAGCTTGATATTTTCGATCTACTAACTTGTTCTTTTCATATTCCTTGTTATACACTACCATCTTTTTCAATTACTAATATTCTTGCTTCTCCTATTGGATGAGCATAATGTTCCGTTCCAACTGAAGCATAAAAAATATCTCCAATATTTAATATTGATGATTTTTCTTCATTGTTTTCTTTGTAAAACATTTTTACTTGTCCATCTAAAACAACGAAAATCTCTTCTCCATCATTAATATGCCATTTATATGGTTTATCAGTCCAATGTAGTTTAGTAGTAATACCATTCATATTTGAAATGAATTTTGAATCCCAAGCTTTATTTGATTTAAATTCTTTACTTCTAGTTATTTCCATATTTAATATTTCCTTATGTGTGTAACTATTTATTCAGGAAATATTCTATCCTAATTAATATTTATATACATTATTAAAACATATAAATATACTATTAATAATCAATTTAAAGAAATATTAGTATTTAAATTTAAATACAAAACCTACTTAAATCCCATCAATTTTTACTTTCAGTACATCTATACTATAATTATAAAAAAATTACATACAAAAACAATATTGTTTTGCTTATAAAAGGACTTTAAAACTAATGTTTAAAACAAAAAATCTATTCTTGATTCTAATTTTCATATCTTCGTTTGCTAATGCAGCAACTTCTTATATTTCAGATGACTTACATACTTTTATACACTCAGGCCCTGGTACTAAATATAAAATTATTGGTAGTGTAAATACAGGTGATCGTATTGAAATTATTCGTAAGAATTCAAAGTACACTCTAATAAAAGACTCAAAAGGTCGTAGTGGTTGGGTTAACTCAAAATATATTTCTGCACAACCTGGATTAAAAGAGCGTTTACCACAGCTAGAAACTCAACTAATAAAGGTTCAAGCACAACTAGATGAGTATAAAACAAATATAGAATCTCAGGATAATAAGCTTGAGAAATTAGAAAATATAAATCTAACTCTAAATAAACAAATAGAAGAAATTCAAATATTAAATGCTAATTTAAATGATAAACTTGATACTAAAAAGAATGATTTATTAATGCGTTGGTTTAGTTACGGTGGAATGGTTGCAGGTGGTGGTCTTGTATTAGGACTAATTCTTCCTTATTTAATTCCAAGTCGTCGTAAAAAAAGTCGTTGGTAAGATGAAACTAAATATAGTTGTTAATAAAACAACTATATTTATTGGCTTTATTTTGGTAACTTATCTTTTGATAAATTTGGTCTTCTAGATGCTTGATCAGGAGCATAATTCTTTTCTAGATAAGTTAGAATAATATCTTCTGTTTTATCATCAAATTTCCATAAACCTTGAGTATCTTGCATCCATCTAATCATAGAAAGCCAAGTATCTCTATCTCCTTTTTGCAAAGTGATAAACTTAGCACTATGACAAACAGTACAATTTGCTTTTACTATCTCCATTCCAGGAGCTACTATTAAACCTGTTTCTTTATCTATTTCTTTTGCATTTATATTCAAAGACAAAATAGTAAAAGATGCTGTTAATAATGCTATTTTTTTTAGATTTTTCATATTAATTCCTAAACTACTTTTACAGCAATTCTATGACAAGCATTGTTTAAATAACCTCGTGGATTCCATCCTGGTAAAATAATAGGTTGTTTAACTCCTAAACTATCAGTTGCTCTTGCCCAAACTTCGTAATAACCAGTTTTAGGGAATTTAACAGAAGCTTGCCATGATTGCCAAGCTAGTCTATTTGCTGGATCTTTTAGTTTTTTAACTTTTTTCCATGTAGCACCAAAGTCAATAGATACTTCCATTTCATCAACTTCTAAATCCCCTGCCCATGCTTTTCCTCTGAACTTAAACTTCTTATCAATTTTATGAGTGATTCCAGATTCTGGATAAGTAATCAGTGATTTAACAGGCATAGATTCAATAATACACATTTCATCATCAGGTACTTTTGTTCCTGGAGCCACTGGTTTACAAGGAACTCTATATGATTGTCCTTTCATCTTTTTACCATCATGAACTTTGTTTCTTACTACAATTTTTTTAACCCATTTTCCAGAAACAGATGCAGGCCATCCACCCATTACAAGTCTTAATGGATATCCATTACTTAATGGAATATCTTCACCTTCATATGCCCAAGCTAATAAAGATTCATCCTCTAAGGCTTTTGACATTGGAGCACCTCTTGAGATTGTAACTTTTGTAGGATCTCCACTTAGGTGTGTATCTCTACCGTAGTATCCAATATATACTGCATCTTTTTTGATTCCACAATACTCTAATACATCTTTTAATTTAACACCAGTCCATCTACCACAACCTATTGCTCCAGTTGACCATTGGTT contains the following coding sequences:
- a CDS encoding DUF1272 domain-containing protein, encoding MLELRPNCECCNKDLPPESTEAHICTFECTFCTNCVENIFNNQCPNCGGNFVNRPIRPVLALKDNPASINRVLKEHGCTSNT
- a CDS encoding cupin domain-containing protein, with product MEITRSKEFKSNKAWDSKFISNMNGITTKLHWTDKPYKWHINDGEEIFVVLDGQVKMFYKENNEEKSSILNIGDIFYASVGTEHYAHPIGEARILVIEKDGSV
- a CDS encoding TIGR04211 family SH3 domain-containing protein produces the protein MFKTKNLFLILIFISSFANAATSYISDDLHTFIHSGPGTKYKIIGSVNTGDRIEIIRKNSKYTLIKDSKGRSGWVNSKYISAQPGLKERLPQLETQLIKVQAQLDEYKTNIESQDNKLEKLENINLTLNKQIEEIQILNANLNDKLDTKKNDLLMRWFSYGGMVAGGGLVLGLILPYLIPSRRKKSRW
- a CDS encoding sulfite oxidase gives rise to the protein MKEKKEIGIHEAYHNDPVKSDLDIFGRQTPEESRRGFLKKSSMLAMAAVVGSNIPFGSNMPSGLIPAALANSDKPFKIEGKDGLVYLNDRPVNAETPPHLLDDDFTPAKHFFIRNNGVPPEKSKDPENWTVEITGESCEKPMTFTVAELKKKFKHHTYALQLECGGNGRSEYNPPAKGNQWSTGAIGCGRWTGVKLKDVLEYCGIKKDAVYIGYYGRDTHLSGDPTKVTISRGAPMSKALEDESLLAWAYEGEDIPLSNGYPLRLVMGGWPASVSGKWVKKIVVRNKVHDGKKMKGQSYRVPCKPVAPGTKVPDDEMCIIESMPVKSLITYPESGITHKIDKKFKFRGKAWAGDLEVDEMEVSIDFGATWKKVKKLKDPANRLAWQSWQASVKFPKTGYYEVWARATDSLGVKQPIILPGWNPRGYLNNACHRIAVKVV